From one Lycium barbarum isolate Lr01 chromosome 6, ASM1917538v2, whole genome shotgun sequence genomic stretch:
- the LOC132644197 gene encoding uncharacterized protein LOC132644197, with protein sequence MSSNAATSRTTITHTHPLYLHPSDYPGMVLITTPFNGSWRRGMLISLSTKRKLGFINGTIIKPGKTDPTFEIWIMCNDMVIAWIRNSLDKEIVDTVMHTETASDSWKEIEKRYGQASGTKVFQIMKDISSISQGSSSIASYFNRIKKLWDELTISIEYPPCTCQCKDEWVKLEGDQRVHQFLVGLNDLYAGIRRNILMMKPLPDLDGVYSVLIHDEQQSDLQASIPFFASEAVSFSVNARNHKSSPSYPQRVNFESRKTNYPQKPNYSHNQSYPQKPNYSQNQFNYSQNQGLFYCMGIP encoded by the exons ATGAGTTCTAATGCTGCTACCTCTCGTACCACCATCACTCATACCCACCCTTTGTATCTTCATCCTTCCGACTACCCTGGGATGGTACTTATTACTACGCCTTTCAATGGTAGTTGGAGAAGAGGGATGCTCATATCCTTATCTACCAAACGAAAATTGGGGTTCATAAATGGCACGATTATTAAACCTGGGAAAACTGACCCTACTTTTGAAATTTGGATTATGTGTAACGACATGGTTATTGCCTGGATCCGTAATAGTTTAGATAAAGAGATAGTTGATACTGTTATGCATACTGAGACTGCTTCTGATAGTTGGAAAGAAATTGAAAAGAGATATGGTCAGGCTAGTGGTACTAAGGTTTTCCAAATTATGAAGGACATATCTTCAATCTCTCAAGGTTCTTCCAGTATAGCATCTTATTTCAATAGGATTAAGAAACTTTGGGATGAGTTAACTATTTCCATTGAATATCCTCCTTGCACTTGTCAATGTAAAGATGAGTGGGTGAAGCTAGAAGGGGATCAAAGGGTTCATCAATTCTTAGTTGGTTTAAATGATTTATATGCTGGGATTAGGAGGAACATTTTGATGATGAAACCTCTCCCAGATTTAGACGGTGTGTATTCCGTGTTAATTCATGATGAACAGCAGTCTGACCTTCAGGCATCTATTCCTTTTTTTGCATCTGAAGCTGTATCCTTCTCTGTTAATGCCAGAAATCATAAATCCTCCCCTTCATATCCACAAAGGGTGAACTTTGAATCTAGAAAAACCAATTATCCCCAGAAACCAAATTATTCTCATAACCAATCATACCCTCAGAAACCAAATTACTCACAGAATCAATTCAATTACTCTCAGAATCAGGGTCTCTTTT ATTGCATGGGTATCCCTTAG
- the LOC132599806 gene encoding glyoxylase I 4: MQRQAERKNEQEEDNREQKDEKKNDEIPLMALNHVSRLCKDVKKTVDFYTKVLGFVLIQRPQAFDFDGAWLFNYGVGIHLVHAKDEDRLPNDTDNLDPMDNHISFQSEDMEGMVQRLEQFKIKYLKRTVGEEEEGAAIDQLFFKDPDGFMIEICNCENVKLVPQRSIGRIKFPSDRHNPPVDLGKHDNNAAKA, encoded by the exons ATGCAGAGGCAAGCAGAAAGGAAAAATGAGCAAGAAGAAGATAATAGAGAACAAAAAGACGAGAAGAAGAATGACGAAATTCCATTAATGGCGTTGAACCACGTGTCGAGACTTTGCAAGGACGTTAAAAAAACAGTCGATTTTTACACCAAAGTACTTGGGTTCGTATTAATTCAGAGGCCGCAAGCTTTTGATTTCGATGGAGCTTGGTTGTTCAACTATGGTGTTGGGATTCATTTGGTTCATGCTAAAGATGAAGATAGATTGCCTAATGATACTGATAACCTCGACCCCATGGACAACCATATTTCTTTCCAG AGTGAAGACATGGAGGGAATGGTGCAAAGGTTGGAACAATTCAAGATAAAGTATCTAAAGAGAACGgtaggagaagaagaagaaggagcagCCATCGACCAACTCTTCTTCAAGGATCCAGATGGTTTCATGATTGAGATATGCAATTGTGAGAATGTGAAGCTGGTCCCTCAACGTTCCATTGGTCGCATCAAGTTCCCTTCTGATCGTCACAATCCTCCTGTTGACTTGGGAAAACATGATAACAACGCTGCCAAAGCTTAA